The following proteins come from a genomic window of Candidatus Thiodiazotropha sp. CDECU1:
- a CDS encoding hydrogenase small subunit: MTETFYDVMRRQGITRRSFLKFCSLTASALGLGPALVPRIAEAMENKPRIPVLWLHGLECTCCSESFIRSAHPLAKDVVLSMISLDYDDTIMAAAGHEAEAIIEETIEKYSGNYILAVEGNPPLDEDGMYCIIGGKPFVDQLKMTAEHCKAIISWGSCASWGCVQAARPNPTRATPVHKVPGLANKPIIKVPGCPPIAEVMTAVVTYILTFEKFPELDRQGRPKMFYSQRIHDKCYRRPHFDAGQFVEAWDDDSARKGYCLYKMGCKGPTTYNACSTVRWNGGLSFPIQAGHGCIGCSEDGFWDKGSFYQHVTDTHQFGVEANADKVGLATAGIVGASAAAHAAVTAIKNAQKKGDQDQ, from the coding sequence ATGACCGAGACTTTTTATGACGTGATGCGGCGTCAGGGAATCACACGTCGCAGTTTCCTGAAATTCTGCAGCCTAACGGCCTCTGCACTCGGGCTTGGTCCGGCGCTGGTGCCACGGATCGCGGAGGCGATGGAGAACAAACCCCGTATCCCGGTTCTCTGGCTGCATGGTCTGGAGTGTACCTGTTGTTCCGAGTCATTCATCCGCTCGGCACATCCGCTGGCGAAGGATGTCGTGTTGTCGATGATATCCCTCGATTACGACGACACCATCATGGCCGCTGCCGGTCACGAAGCGGAAGCGATCATCGAGGAGACCATCGAAAAGTATAGCGGTAACTACATCCTCGCAGTGGAGGGTAATCCGCCCCTGGATGAGGATGGTATGTACTGCATCATCGGTGGCAAACCCTTTGTCGATCAGTTGAAGATGACGGCCGAGCACTGCAAGGCGATCATCTCCTGGGGATCCTGCGCCTCATGGGGATGTGTGCAGGCGGCGCGCCCCAATCCGACCCGTGCAACGCCCGTGCATAAGGTGCCCGGCCTGGCCAACAAGCCGATTATCAAGGTACCCGGCTGCCCGCCTATCGCCGAGGTCATGACGGCTGTAGTGACCTATATCCTCACCTTTGAAAAATTTCCCGAGCTGGATCGCCAGGGCCGGCCCAAGATGTTCTACAGCCAACGCATCCATGACAAGTGTTATCGACGCCCCCACTTCGATGCGGGCCAGTTTGTGGAGGCCTGGGATGACGATTCCGCAAGGAAGGGCTACTGCCTCTACAAAATGGGTTGCAAGGGACCGACCACCTACAACGCCTGTTCGACCGTGCGCTGGAATGGCGGGCTCTCCTTCCCGATCCAGGCGGGTCATGGCTGTATCGGCTGTTCAGAGGATGGTTTCTGGGACAAGGGAAGCTTCTATCAGCACGTCACCGACACCCATCAGTTCGGGGTTGAGGCGAATGCGGACAAGGTTGGCCTGGCCACCGCCGGGATCGTCGGCGCCAGCGCCGCCGCCCATGCCGCTGTCACCGCCATCAAGAATGCACAGAAGAAAGGAGACCAGGATCAATGA
- the acuI gene encoding acrylyl-CoA reductase (NADPH) — translation MTDTFPAYLISKTESGQATELTNITSDDLMDGDVTVKVEYSTLNYKDGLAMTGKAPVVRRFPLVPGIDFAGSVVSSDHPRFKQGDRVVLNGFGVGEVHSGGYAGMARVKGDWLVALPKGFSARQAMAVGTAGYTAMLCVMALEQHGLTPDSGELLVTGAAGGVGSVAVSLLSRLGFQVTGSSGRASQRDYLIGLGAHEVIDRSEFNGKVRPLAKERWAGAVDVAGGNTLANVLSQIRYGGAVAACGLAESMDLPASVAPFILRGVTLYGIDSVMASIEKRQQAWDRLATDLDLDQLEKMIVEVPFEELPAAAQAILEGKVRGRTVVKIPS, via the coding sequence ATGACTGACACCTTTCCAGCATACTTGATTTCAAAAACAGAAAGTGGCCAAGCTACTGAATTAACTAATATTACTTCTGACGACCTGATGGATGGTGATGTCACAGTGAAGGTGGAATACTCCACTCTCAACTACAAAGACGGTCTTGCTATGACCGGCAAGGCGCCAGTGGTAAGACGATTTCCCCTGGTTCCGGGCATCGATTTTGCGGGTAGTGTCGTCAGTTCCGATCATCCGCGATTCAAGCAGGGAGACCGGGTTGTATTGAACGGTTTTGGTGTGGGCGAGGTGCATTCCGGTGGTTATGCCGGCATGGCCAGGGTGAAGGGCGATTGGTTGGTTGCACTGCCTAAGGGGTTTAGCGCTCGCCAGGCCATGGCGGTGGGTACGGCAGGCTATACCGCCATGTTGTGCGTAATGGCATTGGAACAGCATGGCCTGACGCCTGATAGCGGGGAGCTATTGGTAACCGGCGCTGCAGGTGGAGTCGGCAGCGTGGCTGTCTCCCTGCTCTCCCGGCTGGGTTTTCAGGTGACGGGTTCGAGTGGAAGGGCATCGCAAAGGGATTATCTCATCGGTCTGGGCGCCCATGAGGTGATCGATCGCAGCGAATTCAATGGCAAGGTCAGGCCCCTGGCAAAGGAGCGTTGGGCCGGGGCCGTGGATGTGGCCGGGGGAAACACCCTGGCGAACGTCCTGAGCCAGATACGATATGGTGGCGCCGTCGCTGCCTGTGGATTGGCGGAATCGATGGATCTTCCCGCCTCGGTGGCGCCATTCATTCTCCGGGGTGTTACCCTGTATGGTATAGATTCTGTGATGGCATCCATTGAAAAGCGTCAACAGGCATGGGATAGATTGGCAACGGACCTGGATCTGGATCAGTTGGAGAAGATGATCGTCGAGGTCCCCTTCGAAGAGTTACCGGCTGCGGCGCAAGCGATACTGGAAGGGAAGGTGCGGGGTCGAACCGTTGTGAAGATACCAAGCTGA
- a CDS encoding nickel-dependent hydrogenase large subunit, translated as MSTKTTPNGYNLDDSGQRVVVDPVTRIEGHMRCEVNVDEENIIRNAVSTGTMWRGLEVILKGRDPRDAWAFTQRICGVCTGTHALTSVRAVEDALKIEIPENANSIRNIMQLTLQIHDHLVHFYHLHALDWVNPVNALKADPRATSELQQKVSPKHPKSSPGYFRDIQNRLKKFVESGQLGPFKNGYWTSPAYLLPPEADLMAVTHYLEALDFQKEIMKIRTILGGKDPHPNWLVGGVPCPINVDGVGSVGALNMVSLNQISSIIEASREFVKNVYIPDILAVGQFYKGWLYGGGLSGTSVLAYGDIPDHANDYSPGNLMMPSGAIINGNLKEVHEVDLRNPEEIQEFVPHSWYNYPDGVKGLHPWDGVTDDNFQLGPNTKGSKTNIEQIDENAKYSWIKAPRWRGHAMEVGPLARYVVGYAKGHEEITEQINFVLKTLDVPLTALFSTLGRTAARALEADWAGDKMRYFMDKLMANIKAGDQNTANVDNWDPATWPKEAKGVGISEAPRGALGHWIRIKDTRIDNYQCVVPTTWNGSPRDSEGNIGAFEASLMNTKVARAEEPVEILRTLHSFDPCLACSTHVMSEEGRELAKVKVR; from the coding sequence ATGAGTACCAAGACCACTCCAAACGGCTATAACCTGGATGATTCCGGACAGCGTGTCGTCGTCGATCCGGTTACCCGCATCGAGGGCCATATGCGCTGCGAGGTGAATGTGGATGAGGAGAACATTATCCGCAATGCCGTCTCCACCGGTACCATGTGGCGCGGCCTCGAGGTGATTCTCAAGGGTCGCGATCCGCGGGACGCCTGGGCCTTCACCCAACGCATCTGTGGTGTCTGCACCGGTACCCACGCCTTGACGTCGGTAAGGGCGGTGGAGGATGCATTGAAGATCGAGATTCCGGAGAACGCCAACTCGATCCGCAATATCATGCAGCTGACCCTGCAGATTCACGACCACCTGGTCCATTTCTATCATCTGCACGCCCTGGATTGGGTTAATCCAGTGAATGCCCTGAAGGCGGATCCGAGAGCGACCTCGGAACTGCAGCAGAAGGTTTCACCGAAACACCCCAAGTCGTCTCCCGGCTATTTCCGCGATATTCAGAATCGCTTGAAGAAGTTCGTCGAGAGCGGTCAGCTTGGCCCATTTAAAAACGGCTACTGGACCAGTCCGGCCTATCTGCTGCCACCGGAGGCCGATCTGATGGCAGTGACCCACTATCTGGAGGCCCTCGATTTCCAGAAGGAGATCATGAAGATCCGCACCATCCTAGGGGGCAAGGATCCCCACCCCAACTGGTTGGTGGGTGGAGTGCCATGTCCGATCAACGTGGATGGTGTCGGTTCGGTGGGGGCTCTGAACATGGTCTCCCTCAACCAGATCTCCTCGATTATCGAGGCCTCGCGGGAGTTCGTGAAAAACGTCTATATCCCCGACATCCTGGCGGTGGGGCAGTTCTACAAGGGTTGGCTCTATGGCGGCGGTCTCTCCGGCACCAGTGTGCTGGCTTATGGTGACATTCCTGACCATGCCAACGACTACTCGCCGGGCAACCTGATGATGCCCAGTGGCGCCATTATCAACGGCAACCTGAAAGAGGTGCACGAGGTCGACCTGCGCAATCCTGAGGAGATCCAGGAGTTCGTGCCTCACTCCTGGTACAACTATCCGGACGGTGTCAAAGGCCTGCATCCCTGGGATGGCGTCACCGACGACAACTTCCAGCTCGGCCCCAATACCAAGGGGAGCAAGACCAACATCGAGCAGATCGACGAAAACGCCAAGTACTCCTGGATCAAGGCCCCGCGTTGGCGTGGTCATGCCATGGAGGTCGGTCCGTTGGCCCGCTACGTGGTCGGCTATGCCAAGGGCCATGAGGAGATCACTGAACAGATCAACTTCGTGCTCAAGACCCTCGACGTACCGCTTACAGCACTCTTCTCCACCCTGGGCCGCACCGCGGCGCGTGCCCTGGAGGCCGACTGGGCCGGCGACAAGATGCGTTACTTCATGGACAAGCTGATGGCCAACATCAAGGCCGGCGATCAGAACACCGCCAACGTGGACAACTGGGATCCCGCCACCTGGCCCAAGGAGGCCAAGGGCGTGGGTATCAGCGAAGCGCCAAGGGGCGCACTCGGCCACTGGATCCGCATCAAGGATACCCGCATCGACAACTACCAGTGCGTGGTCCCCACTACCTGGAACGGCTCTCCCCGGGACAGCGAGGGCAATATCGGCGCCTTCGAGGCCTCGTTGATGAATACCAAGGTGGCGCGGGCGGAAGAGCCGGTGGAGATCCTGCGCACCCTGCACAGCTTCGATCCCTGTCTCGCCTGTTCCACCCATGTGATGAGTGAGGAGGGGAGGGAGTTGGCGAAGGTGAAAGTCCGGTAG
- the cybH gene encoding Ni/Fe-hydrogenase, b-type cytochrome subunit, with amino-acid sequence MQTAIKRSAVYVYEAPVRLWHWVNALTITVLAITGYFIANPLPTMPGEASDHFLMGYMRFAHFAAAYIFTVGFIGRIYWAFVGNEHAKELFRLPFYRLSFWKELLHEVRWYAFIEKEPKKYVGHNPLAHLTMVAIITVGGIAMVLTGFSLYAEQTGLGSWQDQLFGWLIPLVGQSQDVRLWHHWGMWIIVAFVIIHVYVAIREDIVSRQSLISTMISGWRMFKDDRP; translated from the coding sequence ATGCAAACAGCCATCAAACGCAGTGCTGTCTACGTCTATGAGGCCCCGGTCAGGTTATGGCACTGGGTCAACGCATTGACAATCACGGTGCTTGCCATAACCGGTTACTTCATAGCCAATCCACTTCCCACCATGCCGGGGGAGGCGAGCGACCACTTTCTCATGGGTTACATGCGCTTTGCCCACTTTGCAGCGGCCTATATCTTCACCGTGGGTTTTATCGGCCGGATCTACTGGGCCTTTGTCGGTAACGAACATGCCAAAGAGTTGTTTAGACTGCCCTTCTATCGTCTCTCGTTCTGGAAAGAGTTGCTACATGAAGTGCGCTGGTATGCATTTATAGAAAAAGAGCCGAAAAAATATGTGGGTCACAATCCCCTGGCCCATCTCACCATGGTCGCCATCATCACCGTGGGCGGTATCGCCATGGTGCTGACCGGCTTCTCCCTGTATGCCGAGCAGACGGGCTTGGGTAGCTGGCAGGATCAGCTCTTCGGTTGGTTGATACCCTTGGTGGGTCAGAGCCAGGATGTACGCCTGTGGCACCACTGGGGCATGTGGATCATTGTCGCTTTCGTCATCATCCATGTCTATGTGGCGATCCGGGAGGACATCGTTTCGCGGCAGAGTCTGATCAGTACCATGATCAGTGGTTGGCGTATGTTCAAGGATGACAGACCATGA
- a CDS encoding DUF2189 domain-containing protein, with protein MKMETTAYTRSTRWPDLVVNKIKLTEPFEWLTKGWKDMRDAGRYSLMYGLGIVLISGLLTFALFATDNLFLLPFLVAAFFLIAPFLGIGLYQMSAHLERGESLKTCNALEAWKSNHTQISMITVGFLIIAQLWIAFNFILFALLYKGISPPIHNFISNVFLTEKGMLFSLASICVGFFFAFCAYLISVITVPILIDRKIDGFTAIRISIKSVLNNMLPMMLWAFLIVLIVGLGLITYYIGLIVALPIIGHASWHAYRSLVPST; from the coding sequence ATGAAGATGGAGACCACGGCGTATACACGTAGCACAAGATGGCCCGATCTCGTAGTTAATAAAATCAAACTAACCGAGCCTTTCGAATGGTTAACGAAGGGTTGGAAAGATATGCGGGATGCCGGGCGATATAGTCTGATGTATGGTTTGGGAATTGTCCTGATCAGCGGCCTGCTAACCTTCGCCTTGTTTGCAACAGACAACTTGTTTCTCTTGCCTTTCCTTGTAGCGGCCTTTTTTCTGATTGCCCCATTCCTGGGTATCGGTCTTTATCAAATGAGCGCGCATCTGGAAAGGGGGGAATCGCTCAAAACCTGTAACGCACTGGAAGCTTGGAAGAGTAATCATACCCAGATCAGTATGATCACGGTTGGATTTTTGATCATTGCGCAGCTTTGGATAGCCTTTAATTTCATACTTTTTGCCCTGCTCTATAAGGGTATTTCTCCACCGATACACAACTTTATCAGCAACGTATTTCTCACAGAAAAAGGCATGCTCTTTTCTTTAGCAAGTATTTGTGTCGGTTTTTTCTTTGCCTTTTGCGCCTACTTGATCAGTGTCATTACCGTACCCATATTGATCGACCGCAAGATCGATGGATTCACCGCGATCCGGATCAGCATTAAGTCCGTGTTGAACAATATGCTCCCCATGATGCTGTGGGCATTTCTGATCGTTCTCATCGTTGGTCTTGGGCTGATTACCTACTACATTGGTTTAATTGTTGCCCTACCTATAATTGGGCACGCTAGCTGGCATGCCTATCGTTCTTTGGTGCCATCTACTTAG
- a CDS encoding ABC transporter substrate-binding protein yields MDVIIRHQLDVKNGFTIKIVPLSSKNANSIALQGGAVDVIVSDWIWVNRQRAVGKDYTFFPYSLTVGGLYVRPDSGINQLSDLKQLKLGVAGGPVDKSWLLLQTYGRNQGLDIAAAVEPAFAAPPLLNQLMLKGDLPAVLNFWHYGARLEAAGMRPLIDVKSMLNGLDIKEPVPMLGWVFSSQWAGEHQALIEGFIHASYAAKRILADSDEEWEIIAPLTKAKNAATLNNLKQAYRTGIPYGLKKNGMNVASLVFDMLAKEGGKKLVGEAALLQAGTFWQVLDSGELIKKDVAGQ; encoded by the coding sequence ATGGATGTCATCATCCGTCATCAACTCGATGTGAAGAATGGTTTCACGATAAAAATCGTGCCATTGAGTTCTAAAAATGCCAACAGCATCGCACTGCAGGGTGGCGCCGTCGATGTGATTGTTAGTGATTGGATCTGGGTGAACAGGCAGCGGGCGGTAGGAAAGGATTACACCTTCTTTCCCTATTCGCTCACTGTTGGTGGTTTATATGTACGCCCCGATTCAGGTATAAATCAGCTGTCTGATTTAAAGCAACTTAAACTGGGTGTGGCCGGTGGCCCTGTCGATAAAAGTTGGCTGTTGCTGCAGACCTATGGACGAAATCAGGGATTGGATATTGCTGCTGCTGTAGAGCCAGCGTTTGCCGCACCACCGCTGCTTAATCAGCTCATGCTCAAAGGCGATCTGCCCGCGGTGCTGAACTTCTGGCACTACGGTGCGCGCCTTGAAGCGGCAGGAATGCGTCCGCTGATCGATGTCAAATCGATGCTTAATGGTCTTGATATAAAAGAGCCTGTTCCCATGTTGGGATGGGTTTTTTCATCCCAGTGGGCAGGTGAACATCAAGCGCTGATCGAGGGATTTATACATGCCTCATATGCAGCGAAACGGATATTGGCTGATAGTGACGAGGAGTGGGAGATAATCGCACCACTGACAAAGGCAAAGAATGCAGCAACCCTGAACAACCTGAAACAGGCCTATCGAACAGGCATACCCTATGGGTTGAAGAAGAATGGAATGAACGTTGCATCCCTGGTATTCGATATGTTAGCCAAGGAGGGGGGTAAAAAGTTGGTGGGTGAGGCGGCGCTGTTGCAAGCCGGTACCTTCTGGCAGGTTTTGGACAGCGGGGAGTTGATTAAAAAAGATGTTGCAGGGCAGTAA
- a CDS encoding ABC transporter permease, which produces MLQGSNWGRWLFLSVFILIWQIAAYLLESDQLPGPLAVLQSLWYHLIEGDLLNSIIVTLRRVVLAFTLAMLVGIVVGFLMGRFPLIDTILDGVLIMGLNIPALVIIILCYVWFGLVEAAAVAAVAINKMPLVAVTVREGVRAIDQQLLQVGEVFRVPLVRSLLHIYMPQLYPYLITAARSGLSLIWKIVLVVELLGRSDGVGFQLNTFFQFFDITSILAYTLAFVLVIYSIESLLMRPLENYLTRWRS; this is translated from the coding sequence ATGTTGCAGGGCAGTAATTGGGGAAGGTGGCTTTTTCTCTCTGTTTTTATACTTATCTGGCAGATAGCGGCGTATCTGCTGGAGAGCGATCAACTGCCAGGCCCATTGGCGGTCCTGCAATCACTCTGGTATCACTTGATTGAAGGTGATTTGCTGAATAGCATCATTGTCACCTTACGCCGGGTCGTGCTGGCTTTTACCCTGGCTATGCTGGTCGGTATTGTAGTGGGCTTTCTGATGGGGCGTTTCCCCCTGATTGACACCATTCTGGATGGCGTTCTGATCATGGGATTAAATATCCCTGCACTGGTGATTATCATACTTTGCTACGTCTGGTTCGGATTGGTCGAAGCAGCGGCGGTGGCAGCGGTTGCGATCAATAAGATGCCATTGGTGGCGGTGACGGTACGCGAGGGCGTGCGGGCGATCGACCAACAACTGCTGCAGGTTGGCGAGGTGTTCAGGGTGCCGCTTGTCAGATCCCTGTTACATATCTACATGCCTCAGCTCTATCCCTATCTAATCACCGCTGCCCGTTCCGGACTCTCCCTGATCTGGAAGATTGTATTAGTGGTTGAGTTGCTTGGGCGCAGTGATGGGGTGGGTTTTCAGCTCAACACATTTTTCCAGTTCTTTGACATTACCAGTATCCTCGCCTACACCCTGGCATTTGTGCTGGTGATCTACAGTATCGAGTCATTGTTGATGCGGCCCTTGGAGAACTATTTAACCCGGTGGCGCTCGTGA
- a CDS encoding FadR/GntR family transcriptional regulator translates to MQEQAIIKSSISKQIAEQLRAAIVSGRFKSGERLPTEDELATRYGVSRATVREALKRLAAQNLVRSKRGPAGGNFVNQPTHAELAESLSGAATLLVGLGALDIDEIIEARRLLQGSCLKLASTSATLTQIKEVESALLQQKNLSLSDKAFCDADVAFHRALVDASGNGMVRFVMYTIIEALVPITNMVVAYVKDRREIIAFHEALLSALKQRDQHMLATVLDNLLDYLHERFSVAKAQHEQKSR, encoded by the coding sequence GTGCAAGAGCAGGCAATTATAAAAAGCAGTATTTCCAAACAGATTGCTGAGCAGCTGCGTGCCGCCATCGTCTCCGGTCGTTTCAAGTCAGGAGAGCGCCTGCCTACAGAGGACGAGTTGGCCACACGCTATGGCGTCTCTCGCGCTACAGTGCGCGAAGCCCTGAAACGCCTGGCTGCACAAAACCTGGTACGCTCCAAACGCGGACCTGCAGGTGGTAATTTTGTCAATCAGCCCACCCATGCCGAGCTGGCGGAATCACTCAGTGGCGCCGCGACACTGCTGGTCGGCCTTGGCGCTTTGGATATTGATGAGATCATCGAAGCAAGGCGCCTGCTGCAAGGAAGCTGCCTGAAACTGGCCTCGACCAGCGCAACGCTGACACAGATCAAGGAGGTGGAATCCGCCCTGCTACAGCAGAAGAATCTCTCCCTTTCCGATAAGGCCTTTTGTGATGCTGATGTTGCCTTTCATCGGGCACTGGTGGACGCCTCCGGCAACGGCATGGTGCGCTTCGTCATGTACACCATCATTGAAGCATTGGTCCCGATCACCAACATGGTGGTTGCCTATGTAAAGGATCGACGAGAGATCATCGCCTTTCACGAGGCACTTCTGTCCGCATTGAAACAGCGGGATCAACACATGCTTGCAACGGTATTGGATAACCTGCTCGACTATTTGCACGAGCGGTTTTCAGTAGCCAAAGCCCAGCATGAACAGAAGTCACGCTAG
- a CDS encoding adenosylcobalamin-dependent ribonucleoside-diphosphate reductase → MFQTPFHSEIARFIWDSKYRYRQQGRPVDDTIDDTWQRVVQGVAGIELQQQAAWRRRFLNILQDFSFLPGGRILAGTGVAHDVTLFNCFVMGQVEDSLEAIFQALKEGALTMQQGGGVGYDFSNLLPQGSPARRVGAIASGPVSVMRIWDAMCDTLISSGARRGAMMASLRCDHPDIEAFIEAKRQPGELRHFNLSVQISDQFVAAVHGDDEWPLIFPTQGLADNGLGSGDIIERTWSDPNCAEPCRVVRIVKARELWERLMRATYEYAEPGVLFIDTINRMNNLAYREQITTTNPCGEVPLPAYGACNLGCVNLTRFIKAPFHESASIDLDAVVHTVTQAVRFLDNVIDLSGFPLQTQQQQAQGTRRIGLGITGLADALIMLGLHYAEAVARDMAAKLMASICHSAYRASIELAKEKGAFPYFQADAYLQSPFIRTLPDDIQQGIARHGMRNSHLTAVAPAGTISLLANNVSSGIEPVFAFNHRRRIRQVSGQYQEYDLTDYAWQLWRGLHPGESMPDAFVASGGLSPRDHLRMQGVIQPYVDSAISKTINIPSDYPYEAFKSLYIEAHDLGLKGCTSFRPNPVSGEILSSAAEAAHHCPVFACEAD, encoded by the coding sequence GGCAGCGAGTGGTGCAAGGGGTTGCCGGTATCGAGCTGCAACAACAGGCTGCATGGCGCAGACGTTTTTTGAATATCCTGCAAGATTTCAGTTTTCTGCCCGGGGGACGAATCCTGGCGGGCACCGGTGTGGCCCATGATGTCACCCTTTTCAATTGCTTTGTGATGGGGCAGGTGGAGGATTCCCTAGAGGCTATCTTCCAGGCCCTTAAAGAGGGGGCATTGACCATGCAGCAGGGTGGTGGTGTCGGTTATGATTTTTCAAATCTGCTTCCACAGGGCTCACCGGCAAGGCGTGTCGGGGCTATCGCATCTGGGCCAGTCTCCGTTATGCGCATCTGGGATGCCATGTGTGACACGTTGATCTCCAGTGGGGCGCGACGGGGTGCGATGATGGCGAGCCTGCGCTGCGACCACCCCGATATCGAAGCTTTTATCGAGGCCAAGCGACAACCTGGAGAGTTGCGCCATTTTAATCTCTCGGTGCAGATCAGCGATCAATTTGTGGCCGCCGTGCATGGGGACGACGAGTGGCCCCTGATATTTCCGACCCAGGGACTGGCAGATAATGGCCTGGGTAGTGGTGACATCATTGAGCGTACCTGGAGCGACCCAAATTGCGCCGAGCCCTGCAGAGTTGTGCGCATTGTCAAGGCCCGTGAGCTTTGGGAGCGCCTCATGCGGGCAACCTATGAATATGCCGAGCCGGGGGTGTTGTTCATCGATACGATCAACCGGATGAACAATCTTGCCTACCGTGAGCAGATCACTACCACCAATCCCTGTGGCGAGGTTCCTCTACCGGCCTACGGCGCCTGCAATCTGGGTTGTGTGAATCTGACCCGCTTCATCAAGGCGCCGTTTCATGAATCTGCCAGCATTGATCTGGATGCAGTGGTGCATACCGTCACACAGGCGGTCCGATTCCTGGATAATGTTATCGACCTGTCAGGTTTTCCGTTGCAAACCCAACAGCAACAGGCCCAGGGTACAAGAAGGATCGGTCTGGGTATCACCGGTCTGGCAGACGCCCTGATCATGCTGGGCCTGCATTATGCAGAAGCGGTGGCCAGAGATATGGCGGCGAAGCTAATGGCAAGCATCTGCCATAGCGCATATCGGGCCTCCATTGAGTTGGCGAAAGAGAAGGGTGCCTTCCCCTATTTCCAAGCGGATGCCTATCTGCAGAGCCCATTCATTCGTACCTTACCCGATGATATACAGCAGGGTATTGCAAGGCATGGTATGCGCAACAGTCACCTGACCGCCGTAGCGCCAGCCGGTACGATCAGCCTGCTGGCGAACAATGTCAGCAGTGGCATCGAACCGGTGTTTGCATTCAATCACCGACGTAGGATCAGGCAGGTCTCGGGTCAATACCAGGAGTACGATTTGACCGACTATGCCTGGCAACTTTGGCGAGGCCTGCATCCGGGGGAGTCCATGCCCGACGCCTTTGTCGCCAGTGGTGGATTGTCACCCCGGGATCATCTGCGCATGCAGGGGGTGATCCAACCCTATGTGGACAGCGCCATCTCAAAGACCATCAACATCCCTTCGGACTATCCCTATGAAGCTTTCAAGTCACTCTATATAGAGGCCCATGACCTGGGTCTGAAGGGTTGTACGAGTTTCAGGCCTAATCCGGTCAGCGGGGAGATATTATCTAGCGCTGCCGAGGCCGCTCATCACTGTCCAGTCTTCGCCTGCGAAGCCGACTAG
- a CDS encoding porin: MNKSKLVLAMLGGVCLAGAGTAQAVNWQAGDWTLGLGGNINAFYTVTSCDSGDFNSGGTTLAGLACGSTDDDAHTVSNGLLPASLNFSATTNQNGYDLGAHINVYYGLTSQGGSGSDALAFSTVDARQVYLTFGNDDMGTVTAGRNFGLFGLDAILNDISLVGIGPTFTADNPGHTTLGGLGYGYVYVDRLAQINWTTPDMGGFSATIGIFNPMNGNATGGSAAGQDSPGFHGKASYKWDGDMSGMVSATFINQDMDLGGDNDSTMRGWDIFGKLGLGDFGLAAYIYDGEGMSTLALGGLVFPGFDATTGDAEESSGYYLQGTYKMGNTKLGLHWSESEQEKLTEVENTRITLGVYHNLTPALTLMAEYSDMESETSVGSDDTNALNVGAIMFF, encoded by the coding sequence ATGAACAAATCCAAACTCGTATTGGCAATGCTGGGAGGAGTTTGTCTGGCAGGCGCTGGCACTGCCCAGGCGGTCAACTGGCAGGCCGGAGACTGGACTTTAGGCCTAGGCGGCAATATCAACGCCTTTTACACAGTAACATCATGTGACAGCGGTGATTTTAACTCGGGAGGTACCACCCTGGCCGGACTCGCCTGTGGTTCAACGGATGATGACGCACACACTGTATCCAATGGACTGTTGCCTGCGTCACTCAACTTCAGCGCAACAACCAATCAAAACGGCTATGATTTAGGCGCGCACATCAATGTCTATTATGGCTTGACATCACAGGGTGGGAGTGGAAGCGATGCTTTGGCCTTCTCCACGGTCGATGCCCGTCAGGTCTATCTGACGTTCGGTAACGACGACATGGGTACCGTGACCGCAGGTCGTAACTTCGGTCTGTTTGGCCTGGATGCCATCCTCAACGATATCAGCCTGGTCGGCATTGGTCCTACCTTCACCGCCGACAATCCGGGACATACCACCTTGGGTGGACTCGGTTATGGCTATGTCTATGTTGATCGCCTGGCACAGATCAACTGGACCACACCGGATATGGGCGGTTTCTCCGCTACCATCGGTATCTTCAATCCCATGAACGGTAATGCCACCGGCGGTTCCGCCGCAGGCCAGGATTCTCCAGGCTTTCACGGTAAGGCCAGCTATAAATGGGATGGAGACATGAGCGGTATGGTCTCCGCAACCTTCATTAACCAGGACATGGATCTGGGAGGCGATAACGATAGCACCATGAGAGGCTGGGATATTTTCGGCAAGCTTGGTCTTGGTGATTTTGGCCTGGCCGCCTATATCTACGATGGTGAAGGCATGTCAACTCTGGCCCTCGGCGGTCTGGTATTCCCCGGTTTCGATGCCACAACCGGTGATGCAGAAGAGTCCAGTGGTTACTATCTGCAGGGCACCTATAAGATGGGCAACACCAAGTTGGGGCTGCACTGGAGTGAAAGTGAGCAGGAAAAGCTCACCGAGGTTGAGAATACCCGTATCACACTCGGTGTCTATCATAACCTGACTCCCGCCCTGACCTTGATGGCTGAGTATTCCGATATGGAGAGTGAGACCTCTGTTGGGTCTGATGACACCAATGCCTTAAATGTCGGCGCGATAATGTTCTTCTAA